Below is a genomic region from Mycolicibacterium neworleansense.
GTCTGAGGCCAGGTCCACGTGTCCGTCGAAGCCCACTGGGTAGATCTTGTACACCTGCATGCCCTCGATGGGTGTGCCGTCAGCGCAGAAGCGCCAGCTTGGTACCACGCGCTTGACGTACCAAAGGCCGTTCGTGGTGTAGATCGGTGCGGTCCAGCCCGCGTCGCTGTTCACCGTGCCGTTGCATTCGGTGGGCGAGACGCATTGGGTCGAGATCCTCCACGTGCTCACCACTCGTGGTTGGTTCTCGTATCGGTCGTTGACCTTGGCCCAGTCGCCATTGGACGACGTGGCGAAGGTGCCGTTGATGCCCCACTGCTCGCCGGCGGCCGCGGGGGAGGCGCCGCTCAGGCTGACGGCCGCAGCAGCGGCGATGGCCACCGCGCCGGCACTTACCCGGGAGACTGACATGAACGCTCCTTCTGGCCGACCTGATCGTGCGGTAGCCATGTTCTCAGTTTGGGAGAATATCACTATCGGTGTTCTGTCTACGACGAATTCAGCTGGGCGGCTTCGCAGACCGGTGGACTGCGGAGAAGCTGTGGTGAGATGGTCGTAGTAATATTCTCTAAAACCGAGAGTTTAATTTCCGGCTATGCGAAAGTAGCAATGTGCGTGTGACGGTGATGGCGACCGCTTCAGTGATTGTCGCCGGGATGCTGGCTGCTCCGCAGGCAAACGCGGGACCGCAGACCTGTAATGACGCGTTTTGCACGCCCGGCATCAATCCGAACGCGATCCTCGGTGCCCCGTGCGACAACACCTCCTACTACGTGTTCGGCGTCGATGCCCGCAACGGCTGGGGACGGCTGCTGTTCTGCGGTTCACCGCGTCGCTACGAGCCACGGTGGTTCCGATCGCCACCGATGGTGGGCATCAGGGACGAGAACAGCCTGTGCATCAACGAACAGAACTCGGTGGCACAGGCTCCGGACGGGCTGTTCTTGAGCTGTGTTCCGATGAACGGGGAGACGCGCTGGTTACGTGGCGACGCCTGAGTCATCGCGGCTGAGAAACGTTTGAGGCGACGCACATTGCGTCGCCTCAAACGTTTCTCCGGGTCGGTGTGAAGCCGGGCTACCAGTTGCGGATCGAACACAACGCACCCTTGGGGCCGCTGTCGGTCTTCACCACTACACCGTCGACTGCCAGTTTGCAGTTGAACCCGGGGGTGGGAAAATTCGGTGACTCACCGCTCTGCACCAGGACCATGGCCCACAGGTCGGGGTCGGCAAGCATGGCGTCGAACACCCATGGCTTGTCTGGCGCGATGTCCACATCAGCGCGCGGGCTGAACTGATACGGATTGTGGCTGTAGTCCGAGAAGATCGCGGGCTCCGTGTCGCGGTAGTAGATGCGGGCCCAATATGGGGCGTCGGCGGTCACGGTGTACTGCACGTGGTGCAGCGGCGGCCCCGGGGGCTCGGGATCATCGGCGAATGCCGGTGTGGCCGTGGCGATGGCGCCGGCCGCAAGCGCGGCTGCCGTCGCGAAGATGAGTGCCCGGCTCGTCCGGTGGTGCATCGATCACATCCTCGTCAGGGTGAACGGGTAGGTGAAGGCGCCACCGGGAGCTCCGTCGCAGCCGACATCGAAGCTGGAGACCATCTCGCCTGCGAGTGTGTTCGCGTCCCAGGTGTAGACGTCGTGCGTCGGGATGGTTGGCCCGTAGTAGATGTCCCCGCACCGTAGGCCGTAGAACTCATCGATTGTCAGGGTGTAGCGACCGTCGACCAGCTTCGCGTTCCCGGTGTTGGGAACTGCCTTGGCAACCGGTTGCGGGATCGTCCGGATAGTGATGCAGTCGTGCTGCCGGACGTCGGATCCCGGGTCGCGGCACGGGGTGATGGCCGACCAGATCCAGGTGTGGAAATCCCGGCGATCCGGCATGTTGAGGTTGTAGTTGCCGAAATACATGGCCTGCGATGGCGGCGCCAAGGCGATTGCTGTCCCCAACCCGAGCGCGGCGCTCATCGCCACGCGGATCAAGCTGGACTTCACAGGCACACCTCCACGGATCGGGCACTGGTCGGCTGACTATAGAACGAGAACAGGCTTCACCGTGCCGAAACCGGAATCTCATCTTCGCCAGCGAGATTGTCATTCTCGCGATTGGAGAATAACAAATACGACGAAGATGAGTTCCGCGAAATCGTCCCGCTCGCCGCGCGGTCAGCGCACCGGCGTGAACGTGATGTTCAGGTCGGTCAGACCGCGCAGGATGAACGTCGGCTCGTAGGTGTAGCGGCGATCGTCGGCCGGGCCGTGGAACTCTTCGTCGATGCCGATATCGGTCATCCGGTCCAGGATCCGCTCCAGCGACACACGGCCCTCGACGCGGGCCAGCGGGCCGCCCGGGCAGCTGTGCACACCCCGGCCGAACGCGATGTGCTCACGCACATTCTTACGGTCCAGGCTGAACGTGTGGGGGTCTTCGAAGCGGACCGGATCGCGGTTCACCGCGCCCGGGCACACCATCATGGTGGTGCCGGCCGGTACGTCGATGTCGCCCAGCTTGGTGTTCTTCTTGGCCAACCGGAACTGGCTCTTGACCGGGGCGTCCATCCGCAGTGCCTCCTCGACGAAGGTCGGTATGCGGCTGCGGTCGTCGCGCAGGGCCTGTTGGATGTCCGGTCGGTCGCCGAGCACCCGCAGTGACGCCGAGAGCAACTTGGTGGTGGTCTCCTGGCCGGCGGCGAAGAGGAAGGTTGCCGACCGAACCACCTCGATGATGGGTGGTACGGATCCGTCCGGGTAGTTCGCCGTGGCGAGGGCCGTCAGCACGTCGTCGCGGGGCTCCTTTCGCCGGTCTTCGAGGTAACTTATGAACTTCTCGTCGAGCCACTCCAGCGGATTGCTGGAAACGAGGTCGCCGTCGAGGGAGCCGACCTGCGCCCCGGGCCGGGGGGCGCCGAGTACCGTGCGGAACTCTTCGTGGTCCTCCTCGGGCACCCCGAGCAGGTCGGCGATCACCAGAAGTGAGAACGGCTTGGCATAGGCCGAGAGGAACTCGCACTTGCCGTCTGCGATGAAGTCGTCGAGGCATTCATCGGCCAGCCGCCACATGAAGTCCTCGTTCTCCTTGAGTCGGCGTGGTGTCAGCAGCCGGTTCAGCAGGGAACGCGCATCGGTGTGCTCGGGCGGATCCATCGTGACCATGTGCTCGAACATCGGCATCTGCGGGCGGTGTGCGGCGATCTGCTCGGTGATGTCGTCGCCCTCGGGCGTGAAGGGCAGTGGCGGGAACGGTCCGGCCACCGCGATGCAGGACGAGAACGTGTCGGTGTCCTTGAGGACCGTGGTGGCCTCCTCGAAGCCGGTGATCGCCATGACCCCGTAGTTCGGTTCCTTGACGACCGGACACTTGCTGCGCAGGTGGTCGAAGTACGGGTGCGGGTCGGGCACCAGTGACTGGTCGGTGAAGTAGTCGACGGTGTCGTAGTTGATATCGGTCATGGTGTGCGCTGCCTCCCGAAATCGATATGCGCTGCGGTGGTTTCGCGACGGGCTGCACCGCGCGAAGAATTTGCAAAAAATGCTGAGCACCTGCTTAGCATGGCGGTAGAGTCGTGGTCAAGATCACCGGGCTGGGCGAAAGTTACGATCAGCCATACGTTGTCGTGGACATGTCGTGAGGAGGATCGATGGCATCGGCGCGAAGGATCGGGGCGCCGGACGCGAAGAACCGGATCGTGCTGCTCGACGCTGCCGAAGCGCTGATGATCGAGGAGGGGTACGTCGCGGTCACGTCCCGCCGAGTCGCTGAGCGGGCCGGTCTCAAGCCCCAGCTGGTGCACTACTACTTCCGCACGATGGATGATCTGTTCCTGGCGGTGTTCGTGCGGCGCGCCGAGGAGGGTTTGGCTGCGCAGGCCGAAGCCCTGAACTCGCCGCAGCCGCTGTGGGCGCTGTGGCGCTTCGGCACCGACCCGAGCGCTACGCGCCTGACGATGGAGATGACGGGCCTGGCCAACCATCGACCGGCACTGCGGGCTGAGATCGGCCGCTACGCCGAGATGTTTCGCGAGGCGGAGACCAAGGCGATCGACGGGGCGCTGCGGCGTTACGGCGTCGAAGCCTCCGAGGTGCCGCCGATCGTGTGGACCTTCATCGCGGCCAGCGTGTCGCGGGTGATGGTCATGGAGCAGGCGCTCGGCATGACGGCAGGTCACGCGGAGGTGCTGAAGTTCTGCGAGGACTGGCTGCGGCGCCTGGAGGGCGAGCCGCAGCCGCTCGAGTTGCCCGCCTGAGGCCTGCCGCCGCGGCGCGAACAGACGCGAATGTCCCCCGAACCGTTGGTTGCGGGGGACATTCACTTGGGGCTCCTCCCGCTCGCGGGGGACTGCTCGGGCTACAGCGACAGGATGGTCGCCGAGGCGGTACCGGGCGCTCCGTAGACCTGGGCGAGGCCGACGCGGGGGTTACCCGGCACCTGGCGTTCGCCGGCCTCGCCGCGTAGCTGACGCACCAGCTCGTGCATCTGGCGAAGGCCCGAGGCGCCGATCGGCTCGCCGTTGGCGATCAGGCCGCCATCGGTGTTGACCGGTATCGAGCCGCCGATCTCGGTGGCCCCGTCGGCCAGCAGCTTCTCCTGCTCACCGTCGGCACACAGTCCGGTCTCGGCCATGTGGATCACCTCGGCACCAGCGTCGGTGTCCTGCAGCTGGGCGATGTCCACGTCCTCGGGCCCGATGCCGGCAGCCTCGTAGGCGGCCTTGGCCGCGAACACGGTCGGTGAGGGATCCTCGTCGAGTGGTGCCGAGGTGGCATGCACCTCGTAGGCGCCGAAGGTCCGAGTCCGGATCTCGCTGGCGCGCACATATACCGGCTTGTCGGTGTACTTGTGCGCGATGTCGGCACGGCACATGATCACCGCGGCCGCGCCTTCGTCGGGGGCACAGAACATGTACTGCCGCAGCGGGTAGTTCAGCACCGGCGAGGCCATGATCTCCTCGACGGAAATCTCCTTGCGCCGGAACGCATTCGGGTTCTTCTCGCCGTTGCGGAAGTTCTTGTTGGCCACCCGCGCCAGCGTCTCCTCGGAGATGTTGTGCTTGTGGATGTAGTGATTGGCCTTCATCCCGAAGAACTTGGTGGTGACGAACTGACCGTTCTCGGCGTACCACTGCGGCAGGGCGAGTTTGGCCGGGTCATCGGTGAATGCGCCGCGGGGGTGCTTGTCCAGGCCGATCGCGATCCCGATGTCGTACTTGCCCAACCGGATCGTGTCGGCGGTCTGCTGGATCGCGCTGGCGGCGGTGGCGCAGGCGTTGAACACGTTGGTGAATGTGATGCCGGTCAGCCCGACCAGGCGGGTGACCGCATCGGGGTTCGACACCTCATAGCTGCCGCCGAAGCCGAACTGGATGTCCTTCCACTGCAGGCCGGCATCGTCGAGGGCGAATTGGATTGCCTCGGCACCCATCTGCATCGCGGTTTTGTCGAACCGGCCGAACGGGTGCAGGCCGACGCCGATGATGGCGACGTCATTGGTCATGTGCGCGGCCTTTCTAGACGGGCTGGAAGGCGAAGGTGACAACC
It encodes:
- a CDS encoding Rv2253/PknI dimerization domain-containing protein, encoding MSVSRVSAGAVAIAAAAAVSLSGASPAAAGEQWGINGTFATSSNGDWAKVNDRYENQPRVVSTWRISTQCVSPTECNGTVNSDAGWTAPIYTTNGLWYVKRVVPSWRFCADGTPIEGMQVYKIYPVGFDGHVDLASDEYAGEDVTTGPSGSCGRNQWPVVRMPFYMRPA
- a CDS encoding cytochrome P450 — translated: MTDINYDTVDYFTDQSLVPDPHPYFDHLRSKCPVVKEPNYGVMAITGFEEATTVLKDTDTFSSCIAVAGPFPPLPFTPEGDDITEQIAAHRPQMPMFEHMVTMDPPEHTDARSLLNRLLTPRRLKENEDFMWRLADECLDDFIADGKCEFLSAYAKPFSLLVIADLLGVPEEDHEEFRTVLGAPRPGAQVGSLDGDLVSSNPLEWLDEKFISYLEDRRKEPRDDVLTALATANYPDGSVPPIIEVVRSATFLFAAGQETTTKLLSASLRVLGDRPDIQQALRDDRSRIPTFVEEALRMDAPVKSQFRLAKKNTKLGDIDVPAGTTMMVCPGAVNRDPVRFEDPHTFSLDRKNVREHIAFGRGVHSCPGGPLARVEGRVSLERILDRMTDIGIDEEFHGPADDRRYTYEPTFILRGLTDLNITFTPVR
- a CDS encoding TetR/AcrR family transcriptional regulator encodes the protein MASARRIGAPDAKNRIVLLDAAEALMIEEGYVAVTSRRVAERAGLKPQLVHYYFRTMDDLFLAVFVRRAEEGLAAQAEALNSPQPLWALWRFGTDPSATRLTMEMTGLANHRPALRAEIGRYAEMFREAETKAIDGALRRYGVEASEVPPIVWTFIAASVSRVMVMEQALGMTAGHAEVLKFCEDWLRRLEGEPQPLELPA
- a CDS encoding thiolase family protein — translated: MTNDVAIIGVGLHPFGRFDKTAMQMGAEAIQFALDDAGLQWKDIQFGFGGSYEVSNPDAVTRLVGLTGITFTNVFNACATAASAIQQTADTIRLGKYDIGIAIGLDKHPRGAFTDDPAKLALPQWYAENGQFVTTKFFGMKANHYIHKHNISEETLARVANKNFRNGEKNPNAFRRKEISVEEIMASPVLNYPLRQYMFCAPDEGAAAVIMCRADIAHKYTDKPVYVRASEIRTRTFGAYEVHATSAPLDEDPSPTVFAAKAAYEAAGIGPEDVDIAQLQDTDAGAEVIHMAETGLCADGEQEKLLADGATEIGGSIPVNTDGGLIANGEPIGASGLRQMHELVRQLRGEAGERQVPGNPRVGLAQVYGAPGTASATILSL